One genomic window of Osmia bicornis bicornis chromosome 3, iOsmBic2.1, whole genome shotgun sequence includes the following:
- the LOC114876045 gene encoding protein croquemort-like, with amino-acid sequence MRPWTNKSLGLGLFGFLLIVSGTTLYFSWPAIFHHILQKELPLTPTSKAFQVWNDTSSLPPMYLKIHFFNWTNPEELLIKGKKPNLVEVGPYVFREIRQKADVVFHPENDTVSYLYQRWWFFEPELTNGSLNDSITQLNAVAISAKHKVRYWDGALQSTLSFMLTASKVHTTKTVNELLFAGYDDSLIKLGRMAALGDEIPPFDKFGWFYMRNGSTMFDGHYNMDTGVHDISEFGVLKKWNHKDTTKFFKSPCNLVEGSAGEFWPPYRHKDEISLFSGDLCRPLTFDYAQTTYHMGMEGYQYVLSEKTLGNNTRRRYPHDQAKYFEQTTTTEDFFEVEHSAEITDPPEQDPDIVNIGNCFCNGRCTPAGLMNVTACRYGAPVFASLPHFNRADPSLTERITGIDPQDDHDFYIILEPATGIPLKVSAKLQINILLEPSKTVSLFRSVPTIYFPVMWFSLEVEATQKFVDDLKKLLSLPNVCIYAGIILILVGSLIIFTVALLYLLNRQRANSVASDKITKPEVIASRDKTELVYLDNGKSNEDPHVRSDRKLYPSAQSKLQNEK; translated from the exons ATGAGGCCTTGGACCAACAAATCCCTCGGCCTTGGGCTCTTTGGTTTCTTACTGATCGTGTCTGGTACCACTCTGTACTTCTCTTGGCCGGCTATTTTTCATCATATCCTTCAAAAA GAACTGCCGCTGACACCAACATCAAAAGCGTTCCAAGTGTGGAATGACACAAGCAGCTTACCACCAATGTATCTAAAAATTCACTTCTTCAACTGGACCAACCCTGAAGAACTGTTGATTAAAGGAAAGAAACCTAATCTCGTGGAAGTTGGTCCTTACGTGTTTCG GGAGATCAGGCAAAAGGCGGACGTGGTGTTTCACCCTGAGAATGATACGGTTAGCTACTTATATCAACGGTGGTGGTTCTTCGAACCGGAACTGACCAACGGTTCTTTGAATGACTCCATCACGCAACTAAACGCTGTCGCAATA TCAGCAAAACACAAAGTCCGTTACTGGGACGGCGCGTTGCAAAGTACTTTATCGTTCATGTTGACGGCGTCGAAAGTGCACACCACCAAGACTGTGAACGAACTCTTGTTCGCCGGCTACGACGACTCTCTCATCAAGCTGGGAAGAATGGCAGCCTTGGGGGATGAAATACCACCTTTTGATAAATTCGGTTGGTTCTACATG AGGAACGGTTCCACGATGTTTGACGGCCACTACAACATGGACACTGGGGTTCACGACATCAGTGAGTTCGGAGTCTTGAAAAAGTGGAACCACAAGGACACAACGAAATTCTTCAAGAGCCCGTGTAATCTGGTAGAAGGGAGCGCCGGCGAATTCTGGCCACCTTATCGTCATAAAGACGAAATCTCCCTGTTCAGCGGCGACTTGTGCAG ACCATTAACATTCGACTACGCGCAGACGACTTATCACATGGGCATGGAGGGTTATCAGTACGTGTTGAGCGAGAAAACATTGGGAAACAACACTAGAAGACGTTACCCTCATGATCAGGCTAAATACTTCGAGCAAACCACAACCACCGAGGATTTCTTCGAAGTTGAACACTCAGCGGAAATTACGGATCCTCCTGAACAGGATCCGGATATTGTTAATATAGGAAATTGTTTTTGCAATGGAAGATGCACCCCTGCAGGACTGATGAACGTCACTGCCTGTCGATATGGTGCACCTGTGTTTGCCAGCTTGCCGCACTTCAACAGGGCTGATCCTAGTCTCACGGAACGAATCACTGGAATCGATCCGCAAGATGATCATGATTTTTATATCATCCTCGAACCG GCAACTGGAATTCCCCTAAAAGTCTCTGCCAAATTGCAGATCAACATTTTGCTGGAACCATCAAAAACAGTGTC ACTTTTCAGATCTGTCCCGACGATATATTTCCCAGTAATGTGGTTCTCACTGGAAGTGGAAGCCACACAGAAGTTTGTCGACGACTTGAAGAAGCTTCTGTCGCTTCCTAATGTTTGCATATACGCAGGGATAATATTGATTCTCGTTGGATCCCTGATTATTttcaccgtagcactcctgtACTTGTTAAACAGGCAACGCGCAAACTCGGTGGCCAGTGACAAG ATTACCAAGCCGGAAGTGATAGCTTCTAGAGATAAAACAGAGCTGGTATATTTAGACAACGGCAAGAGCAACGAGGATCCTCACGTGAGAAGCGATCGTAAGCTGTATCCAAGTGCACAGTCGAAGCTacagaatgaaaaatag